From Candidatus Neomarinimicrobiota bacterium:
GGGTTGTCACCTTCACCCGTAGGTTATGGCCTTCGCAGCTAGAATTTGTTGGTTCAGCATGTTATTATGATTCAAAAGGTTAGGTATTGATGAAAAATGACAGAAAACGCATTGTGATCATGGGAGCCGCCGGTCGCGATTTCCACAACTTCAACACTTTGTACAGGGATAACCAACAGGTCGAGGTAGTTGCCTTCACTGCCACTCAAATACCCAATATCGATGATCGAAAGTACCCTGCTGAACTGGCGGGTCCGCTCTATCCGGACGGCATTCCCATCCTCCCTGAAAGTGAGCTGGAAAGTCTCATCGTGGATCAGCACACCGACGAGGTGGTTTTCTCATATTCTGATGTGCCTTA
This genomic window contains:
- a CDS encoding GTPase; its protein translation is MKNDRKRIVIMGAAGRDFHNFNTLYRDNQQVEVVAFTATQIPNIDDRKYPAELAGPLYPDGIPILPESELESLIVDQHTDEVVFSYSDVP